A region of Fibrobacter succinogenes subsp. succinogenes S85 DNA encodes the following proteins:
- the trpB gene encoding tryptophan synthase subunit beta, translating to MTSTTSNNGFFDKFGGKYVAEIIRRPLDDLEAAFNKYIHDPEFLEELRIIQRDYIGRETPLYFAPTATKLLGGAQIYIKLEGLANTGAHKINNAIGQCLLAKKMGKTRIIAETGAGQHGLATAAACAKLGLECVVYMGEVDVRRQQPNVATMEMYGAKVVPVTSGSRTLKDAVNEAMRDWATNFQNTHYVLGSALGPAPFPDIVRTFQSIIGEEVKRQAAERNIDIAAVVACVGGGSNSIGVFTPFIEDKNVRLIGAEAGGVGPNVGENAARMTGNASREGIVQGYKSRFLIDEDGQSMPTRSISAGLDYMGIGPQLAALGESGRVEFTAILDKEALEAVKFFARNEGILFALESAHAGAAAMKIAKELPKDKALVINMSGRGDKDIFITSPVFRPEKWKEFLKAELVRLENNEDIHDAEIMTRK from the coding sequence ATGACCTCTACAACTTCTAACAACGGTTTCTTTGACAAGTTCGGCGGCAAGTACGTTGCCGAAATCATCCGCCGCCCGCTCGACGACCTCGAAGCGGCATTCAACAAGTACATCCACGATCCGGAATTTCTCGAAGAACTCCGCATCATCCAGCGCGACTACATTGGCCGCGAAACTCCGCTGTACTTTGCCCCGACGGCAACCAAGCTCTTGGGCGGTGCGCAGATTTACATCAAGCTCGAAGGTCTCGCCAACACAGGCGCCCACAAAATCAACAACGCTATCGGTCAGTGCCTTTTGGCCAAGAAGATGGGCAAGACCCGCATCATCGCCGAAACGGGCGCCGGCCAGCATGGCCTCGCCACTGCTGCCGCTTGCGCAAAGCTCGGCCTCGAATGCGTCGTGTACATGGGTGAAGTCGATGTCCGTCGTCAGCAGCCGAACGTAGCAACGATGGAAATGTACGGTGCAAAGGTCGTGCCGGTCACAAGCGGTAGCCGCACACTCAAGGATGCCGTGAACGAAGCTATGCGTGACTGGGCCACAAACTTCCAGAACACGCACTATGTGCTCGGCTCCGCACTCGGCCCTGCCCCGTTCCCGGATATCGTTCGCACCTTCCAGTCCATCATCGGTGAAGAAGTCAAGCGCCAGGCCGCCGAACGCAACATCGACATCGCAGCCGTTGTCGCTTGCGTGGGTGGCGGTAGCAACTCCATCGGTGTGTTCACTCCGTTTATCGAAGACAAGAATGTACGATTGATTGGTGCAGAAGCCGGTGGCGTTGGCCCGAATGTCGGTGAAAACGCAGCCCGCATGACGGGTAACGCAAGCCGCGAAGGCATCGTGCAGGGTTACAAGAGCCGCTTCCTCATTGACGAAGACGGTCAATCCATGCCGACGCGCTCCATTTCGGCAGGTCTCGACTATATGGGCATTGGCCCGCAGCTCGCCGCTCTCGGTGAATCTGGCCGCGTGGAATTCACGGCAATTCTCGACAAGGAAGCTCTTGAAGCCGTCAAGTTCTTCGCCCGTAACGAAGGCATTTTGTTCGCACTCGAAAGCGCTCACGCCGGTGCAGCCGCCATGAAGATCGCGAAGGAACTCCCGAAAGACAAGGCGCTCGTCATCAACATGAGTGGCCGCGGTGACAAGGACATCTTCATCACAAGCCCGGTGTTCCGCCCCGAA